The following proteins are encoded in a genomic region of Portunus trituberculatus isolate SZX2019 chromosome 13, ASM1759143v1, whole genome shotgun sequence:
- the LOC123502956 gene encoding protein enabled homolog: MPASRRHSPILPPPLSPPLTSPLPAPPLVQTDPSLAHAGTSRPPWRRAALPTTQNGTVASPCFPLSATSRLSVFLARRGGLFDAPPPPPPAAALWSGPEWRAVGGRGGECAAASEVETPAGGLVTPALKGRHQHSPSPPPLSTRGPRRPRSRPRPGPSR, from the exons ATGCCAGCCAGCCGCCGCCACTCTCCCATCCTCCCGCCTCCCCTCTCGccgcccctcacttcccctctccctgcgCCGCCCCTTGTCCAAACAGACCCCTCGCTGGCACACGCTGGCACCTCGCGGCCTCCCTGGCGACGCGCGGCACTCCCCACCACACAAAATGGCACTGTCGCCTCGCCCTGCT ttccattgaGTGCGACGTCGCGGCTGAGCGTCTTTTTAGCGCGGCGAGGCGGGCTGTTTGatgcgccgccgccgccgccacccgccGCCGCGCTTTGGTCGGGGCCTGAATGGCGGGCAGTCGGCGGTCGGGGCGGAGAATGCGCGGCGGCGTCTGAGGTGGAGACTCCCGCCGGAGGTTTAGTGACTCCCGCGCTGAAAGGCCGCCACCAACACTCTCCgtcccctccacccctctccACCCGCGGGCCCCGCCGCCCCCGCTCCCGCCCCCGCCCCGGCCCGTCCCGCTAG